From Pedobacter indicus, a single genomic window includes:
- a CDS encoding DUF4440 domain-containing protein — MSHPLFRVYKVFFLFFFPFAVFAQTDNLVGQIVAADIYDSELSLNKGPLEGLTNSIDKNTIYFKPSPEPASEYFETRPNIPDVVSWRPVYAKIAKSNEWGFTTGPVSWQNSGFAKKHGEYLNIWKRDRKGRWKIALRAEIEHTDASREKTFKFVNPEDTKYFKQRSDSRLKQRAEIVTSTDRLMGTVLRADNAVAYKEFLADNARLLFSGFSPQIGKENIINFLKENKIDIKTENVAVDRSYSGELAYSYGDAKVIKDDRVQNFYYIRVWEVNDEFKWNVLVEMLFEK, encoded by the coding sequence ATGTCTCATCCTCTTTTCAGAGTATACAAGGTTTTTTTTCTCTTTTTTTTCCCTTTTGCTGTTTTCGCACAGACAGATAACCTGGTTGGGCAAATTGTCGCGGCAGATATCTATGATTCTGAATTGAGCCTAAATAAAGGACCATTAGAGGGACTAACGAATTCAATAGATAAGAATACTATATACTTTAAACCATCACCGGAACCTGCATCTGAATATTTTGAAACCCGCCCCAATATCCCTGATGTGGTCAGCTGGAGGCCTGTATATGCTAAAATTGCGAAAAGTAATGAGTGGGGTTTTACAACCGGGCCGGTTAGCTGGCAGAACAGCGGTTTCGCAAAAAAACACGGAGAATATCTGAATATTTGGAAACGTGATCGGAAAGGACGATGGAAAATAGCATTGCGTGCAGAGATAGAGCATACTGATGCTTCTCGTGAGAAAACGTTTAAGTTTGTGAATCCGGAAGATACCAAGTATTTTAAACAGAGGTCGGATAGCAGACTCAAACAACGTGCAGAAATTGTAACCAGTACTGATCGGCTGATGGGGACTGTCCTTCGCGCTGATAACGCGGTCGCATACAAAGAGTTTTTAGCTGACAATGCCCGTTTATTGTTTTCAGGCTTTTCCCCTCAAATTGGTAAAGAAAATATCATCAACTTCCTGAAAGAGAATAAAATCGATATCAAAACCGAAAATGTAGCCGTAGATCGTTCTTATAGCGGTGAGCTTGCTTATTCCTATGGCGATGCAAAAGTAATTAAAGACGATCGGGTACAGAACTTCTATTATATCCGAGTATGGGAAGTGAATGATGAGTTTAAATGGAACGTCTTGGTCGAAATGTTATTTGAGAAATAA
- a CDS encoding endonuclease/exonuclease/phosphatase family protein → MRSRKKSLGFLSTVILLFNILAVVALLLSYLAPIVKPQTFWPIAFLGIAYPVILGLNLLFVFFWLLKKPKIALLSVFAIGIGWGALSKNIGIGRAAKHEGEMDTSAIRIMSYNVQMFQGLKEDAAKSRKETVNMIDSIAPDVLCVQEFYTRAKGPSDMKQLFDDKLNFQYSYFIPAAENDYDAYGIAIFSKYPIVNSGSLNVNQHERIVNRIVYADINKSGKNFRIYNVHLQSIGFDQQDYDYIKQGPGASQDDVESTKRIGRRLKHAYLKRNEQVDILYSHMKTASIPYVVAGDFNDTPLSYSVNKLASDMSNAFVEKGRGLGVTYNGAFPNFQIDYIMASQEFQVQNFHIVAKKLSDHYPIWSDLRL, encoded by the coding sequence ATGCGTTCTAGAAAGAAATCGTTAGGCTTTTTAAGCACTGTTATCCTCCTTTTCAATATCTTGGCAGTTGTTGCGCTCTTATTGAGCTACTTGGCGCCGATTGTTAAACCACAGACATTCTGGCCGATTGCTTTTTTGGGGATAGCCTACCCTGTGATTCTTGGTCTGAATCTCTTATTTGTCTTTTTCTGGCTGCTGAAAAAGCCCAAGATTGCACTATTATCAGTTTTCGCCATCGGAATTGGATGGGGTGCGCTTAGCAAGAATATTGGGATAGGGCGGGCAGCTAAACATGAAGGTGAGATGGATACTTCTGCAATTCGTATTATGAGCTATAATGTACAGATGTTTCAAGGTTTAAAAGAAGATGCAGCCAAAAGTCGGAAAGAAACAGTGAATATGATTGACAGTATCGCTCCGGATGTTTTGTGCGTGCAGGAATTCTATACTAGAGCGAAGGGGCCTAGCGATATGAAACAGCTTTTTGATGATAAGCTAAATTTTCAATATTCATATTTCATCCCTGCCGCAGAGAACGACTATGATGCATATGGAATTGCCATCTTTTCAAAATATCCTATCGTTAACTCGGGAAGCCTGAATGTGAATCAGCACGAGCGGATAGTAAACCGTATCGTATATGCGGATATTAATAAATCCGGCAAAAATTTTCGTATCTACAATGTACACCTACAATCGATCGGATTTGACCAGCAGGATTATGACTATATCAAACAAGGCCCTGGGGCCAGTCAGGACGATGTAGAGTCTACCAAGCGGATAGGCCGGCGATTGAAACATGCATACCTTAAGCGTAACGAACAGGTGGATATACTTTATTCCCACATGAAAACAGCATCAATACCTTATGTTGTGGCTGGAGACTTTAACGATACACCCTTATCTTATTCGGTCAACAAGCTTGCTTCAGATATGAGCAACGCGTTTGTCGAGAAAGGCAGGGGCTTAGGCGTCACTTATAATGGTGCTTTCCCGAATTTTCAGATAGATTACATTATGGCCAGCCAAGAATTCCAGGTTCAAAACTTTCATATTGTAGCCAAAAAGCTATCTGATCATTATCCTATCTGGAGCGATCTCCGGTTATAA
- the cysS gene encoding cysteine--tRNA ligase: MKDALIIYNTISRKKEKFEPLNAPFVGMYVCGPTVYSDVHLGNCRTFVSFDLIYRYLLHLGYKVRYVRNITDAGHLEGDRDEGDDKFSKKARLEQLEPMEIVQRYTVGFHEVLNLFNTLPPSIEPTATGHIIEQIEMIKEIIDNGYAYEVDGTVYFDVEKYSKENNYTILTNRNLEEMLNNTRELGGQDEKKGRLDFALWIKAKPEHIMRWPSPWSIGFPGWHIECSAMSSKYLGAQFDIHGGGMDLAATHHTNEIAQSQACNHTNPAKYWMHTNMLTVNGARMSKSAGNGFLPHELFTGNHPLLDRGYSPMAVRFFMLQAHYRSTLDFSNEALDAAEKGYKRLMNAMMLLADLQSSDQPNGVDIKKLKQRCYAAMNDDFNSPVLIAELFEGVRIINSVFDGKAFLNGTQIEELRNLMNEFVYNVLGLTDDTIDAKEDLKQIMEVIIELRNEAKANKDYLSSDRIRDGLQKIGIQLKDNKTKTHWVKA, translated from the coding sequence ATGAAAGATGCACTTATCATTTACAATACGATTAGTCGAAAAAAGGAAAAGTTTGAACCTTTGAACGCTCCATTTGTGGGTATGTATGTATGCGGTCCTACTGTTTACAGCGATGTGCATTTAGGGAATTGCCGAACTTTTGTTTCTTTCGATTTAATCTATCGTTATTTATTGCATTTAGGGTACAAGGTGCGGTACGTAAGGAACATTACCGACGCCGGACATTTGGAAGGAGACCGTGACGAGGGAGATGATAAATTCTCAAAAAAAGCAAGGTTGGAACAATTGGAACCCATGGAAATTGTACAACGCTATACGGTTGGTTTCCACGAGGTGCTAAATTTGTTCAATACGTTGCCACCCTCCATTGAGCCGACCGCAACAGGGCACATTATCGAACAGATTGAGATGATCAAGGAGATTATTGATAATGGTTACGCTTATGAAGTGGATGGTACAGTATACTTTGATGTTGAAAAATATAGTAAAGAAAATAATTATACCATCCTGACAAACCGTAACCTGGAAGAGATGTTGAACAATACACGCGAGTTAGGCGGCCAGGATGAAAAAAAAGGCCGACTAGACTTTGCGTTGTGGATTAAAGCGAAACCCGAACATATCATGCGCTGGCCGTCGCCCTGGAGCATAGGTTTCCCCGGATGGCACATCGAGTGCTCGGCAATGAGTAGTAAATACCTTGGTGCACAATTCGATATTCATGGTGGCGGAATGGATCTGGCGGCTACACATCACACAAATGAGATTGCGCAATCGCAAGCATGTAACCATACTAATCCAGCAAAATACTGGATGCATACCAATATGCTGACGGTCAACGGAGCGCGAATGTCCAAATCAGCTGGCAATGGCTTCCTCCCACACGAATTGTTTACGGGAAACCATCCATTACTAGACAGGGGGTATTCTCCTATGGCGGTTCGTTTCTTTATGCTTCAGGCGCACTACCGCAGCACCTTAGATTTCTCGAATGAAGCGCTTGATGCGGCTGAAAAAGGATACAAGCGCCTCATGAACGCCATGATGCTCTTGGCGGATCTACAAAGCAGTGATCAGCCCAATGGCGTTGATATCAAAAAGTTAAAACAACGTTGCTATGCCGCAATGAATGATGACTTCAACAGCCCGGTGCTTATCGCAGAGCTGTTCGAAGGAGTAAGGATCATCAATAGTGTTTTTGATGGCAAGGCATTTTTAAACGGCACACAAATTGAAGAGTTAAGGAATTTAATGAATGAATTTGTTTACAATGTCTTGGGACTAACGGATGATACAATAGATGCAAAAGAAGATCTTAAGCAGATAATGGAGGTCATCATCGAGTTAAGAAATGAAGCAAAGGCAAATAAGGACTATCTTAGCTCAGATCGTATACGGGACGGCTTGCAAAAAATAGGGATCCAACTGAAAGACAATAAAACAAAAACCCATTGGGTGAAAGCTTAA
- a CDS encoding non-canonical purine NTP diphosphatase translates to MKEIVFATNNMHKLQEVRSILGDRVTLLSLQDIGCDVDIPETGRTLQENAGIKSKYVFERYRMNCFADDSGLEVEALGGEPGVYSARYSGSRDMAKNIQHLLEKLDGQTNRMACFKTVISLILDGREYLFEGKIEGRIIHEKIGDKGFGYDPIFVPDGYSKTFAEMDPEEKNAISHRAIAVANLTDFLFTL, encoded by the coding sequence ATGAAAGAAATCGTATTTGCAACTAATAATATGCACAAACTGCAAGAAGTCAGGTCGATACTAGGGGATAGGGTCACTCTGCTTAGTTTGCAGGATATCGGATGCGATGTAGATATTCCAGAAACGGGACGTACTTTACAGGAAAACGCGGGAATCAAGAGCAAATATGTATTTGAACGTTACCGGATGAATTGTTTTGCAGATGATTCCGGTTTGGAAGTGGAAGCGCTTGGCGGAGAGCCTGGTGTGTATTCCGCCCGGTATTCCGGATCGCGGGATATGGCGAAGAACATTCAACACCTGCTGGAAAAACTAGATGGTCAAACCAACCGAATGGCCTGCTTTAAAACGGTTATTTCCCTTATTCTTGATGGCAGGGAATACCTCTTTGAGGGTAAAATAGAAGGGCGTATTATTCATGAAAAGATCGGGGACAAGGGTTTTGGCTATGATCCCATCTTTGTGCCAGATGGATACTCTAAAACTTTTGCAGAGATGGATCCGGAAGAAAAGAATGCCATTAGTCATCGTGCCATTGCTGTGGCAAATCTCACAGACTTTTTGTTTACCCTGTGA
- a CDS encoding OstA-like protein has protein sequence MKKIALFLLIITFPSLLWAQKTITVVSNIKVTYDQNRGSFRWYRPVFAHEGSTLAADSSDFNEGDNYFDAYGHVVITQPNGTVVYADKLHYTESNQQALLTGNVRMVDQQATLTTDYLTYNLRTKVGSYYGGGTIINGTDTLTSDKGFYFENSQDAYFREDVIVQSKGALILTDSMRYNTASKMTYFYGPTNIKSDNGNLYTENGDYNTESEQARFGKNNLYTEGSKFFRGDSLYYDGLTGNGRAVKNVVFVDTAQQTVMYSQLGTYDKATQTTLMTQNAYIVLATDDSTNNDSTSNNSDTLNLAVDTVTMSQEENSLLETDVGQNPSDTSQSATNGSIDLPESNKKDSTYMTADTLISRVIPLKDFIPLNLKLGKEDDTLEEEVEEYEQMDYGEGNSIISRQPDDADSLDFVEDEADSTRSIIGRDSSKTILSTDSLVGDTTQVDSVKKQLAAPVAASDSLRIDSLEKGLNTDSAAVDSTLGKKDLSRSERRAIRKLERQKEKEAKRLKKAAADSIKQAEKNQEKSSTIDSIKAQITDLQPTDSLGLADSTAMTIDSLVALDSSLNAPALSTADSILNDATERALSGRTDSLQTDTAETRVVLAFHNVKIFKSDLQAIADSAYYSYADSIIRCYGDPLIWSQGSQLTADSVYMLLKDQRMENVLFDRNAFIVNTELDSTKFNQIKGRKITGYFENGELDRIYVDGNAESIYYTVEDSIRTGMLRSLSSRIKVNFENQQMSTVTSIRKVENVYYPIGMIPRDLEILEGFIWKPELRPKSKEEIIPTENLNKEATPTTDDDEGENPMMTPDTERKMEEADEQMEILLEGEEQTGSEPLKTEEGEKPAEPENSNTQSENQNN, from the coding sequence GTGAAAAAAATCGCGTTATTTCTGTTGATTATCACCTTCCCCTCCTTGCTGTGGGCGCAAAAGACCATTACCGTGGTCTCTAATATCAAGGTGACCTATGATCAGAACCGCGGCTCCTTCCGTTGGTACCGACCCGTTTTTGCACATGAAGGGAGTACCCTGGCAGCAGATAGCTCCGATTTTAACGAAGGGGACAATTATTTCGATGCTTATGGTCATGTCGTGATCACACAACCGAATGGGACGGTCGTTTATGCTGATAAGCTTCATTACACAGAAAGCAACCAGCAGGCCCTACTGACGGGTAACGTGAGGATGGTAGACCAACAAGCTACTTTAACAACCGATTACCTCACATACAATCTACGAACCAAAGTGGGCTCTTATTATGGAGGAGGGACCATCATCAATGGTACGGATACATTGACAAGCGATAAAGGATTCTATTTCGAGAATAGCCAGGATGCCTATTTTCGGGAGGATGTAATTGTCCAATCGAAAGGAGCCCTAATCTTAACGGACAGCATGCGCTATAATACAGCGTCTAAGATGACCTACTTTTACGGACCAACCAACATCAAGAGCGATAACGGGAATCTGTATACAGAAAACGGGGATTATAATACTGAATCAGAACAGGCTCGCTTTGGAAAAAACAATCTGTATACAGAAGGAAGTAAATTTTTTAGGGGCGACAGCTTGTACTACGACGGGCTCACAGGGAATGGTCGTGCAGTCAAAAATGTAGTTTTCGTTGATACAGCACAACAAACCGTAATGTATAGTCAGCTCGGAACCTATGACAAAGCTACGCAAACGACCTTGATGACCCAAAACGCGTATATTGTTCTGGCAACGGATGATTCAACCAACAACGACTCGACTAGCAATAATAGTGATACCCTGAATCTTGCCGTAGATACAGTCACAATGTCGCAAGAGGAGAATAGCCTCCTAGAGACCGATGTCGGCCAAAACCCCTCAGATACTTCACAAAGTGCTACAAACGGCAGCATCGATCTTCCTGAAAGCAATAAAAAAGATTCTACCTACATGACGGCCGATACGCTCATCTCGCGGGTGATTCCTCTAAAAGATTTTATTCCGCTCAACTTAAAACTGGGTAAAGAGGACGATACGCTCGAAGAAGAAGTAGAAGAATATGAACAGATGGATTACGGCGAAGGAAATTCGATTATCAGTCGACAGCCCGACGATGCCGATTCCTTAGATTTTGTAGAAGATGAGGCTGATTCCACAAGATCCATCATCGGTCGGGATAGCTCCAAAACAATCTTATCCACGGATTCACTCGTAGGAGATACCACGCAGGTTGATTCAGTTAAAAAACAGCTTGCAGCTCCAGTAGCAGCGAGTGACAGTCTTCGCATCGATTCTTTAGAGAAGGGACTCAATACCGACTCCGCTGCTGTAGACTCCACCCTCGGCAAGAAAGACTTGAGTAGAAGCGAGAGAAGAGCAATTCGCAAGTTGGAAAGGCAGAAAGAAAAGGAAGCTAAACGTTTGAAAAAAGCTGCTGCCGATAGCATCAAACAGGCTGAAAAAAACCAGGAAAAAAGCTCCACCATTGACAGTATCAAGGCTCAAATCACTGATCTTCAACCAACAGACAGCCTTGGACTAGCCGACAGCACCGCGATGACCATCGATTCGCTGGTCGCGCTAGATAGTAGCCTGAATGCACCTGCGTTATCCACGGCCGACAGCATCCTGAACGATGCCACTGAACGCGCACTCAGCGGTCGCACGGACTCCCTTCAGACGGATACGGCGGAAACTAGGGTCGTTCTCGCTTTCCACAACGTCAAGATCTTCAAATCAGACCTTCAGGCTATCGCCGATTCAGCATACTATAGCTATGCTGACTCGATCATCCGATGTTACGGAGATCCACTGATCTGGTCACAAGGGTCACAATTAACAGCGGACAGCGTTTATATGCTGCTGAAGGATCAGCGTATGGAAAATGTACTCTTTGACCGGAATGCCTTTATTGTAAACACAGAGCTCGATTCAACCAAATTTAATCAAATCAAAGGCCGAAAGATTACAGGCTATTTCGAAAATGGCGAATTAGACCGTATCTATGTAGACGGAAATGCCGAAAGTATTTATTATACAGTTGAAGACAGCATACGAACGGGCATGCTCCGTAGCTTAAGTAGCCGTATAAAGGTCAACTTCGAGAACCAACAGATGTCGACTGTTACCTCTATCCGCAAAGTGGAAAATGTTTACTACCCAATAGGCATGATTCCACGTGATCTGGAGATACTGGAAGGCTTTATCTGGAAACCAGAACTGCGACCTAAGTCAAAGGAAGAGATCATCCCAACAGAAAACCTGAACAAGGAGGCTACACCGACAACGGACGATGATGAAGGCGAAAACCCGATGATGACTCCCGACACGGAGAGAAAAATGGAGGAAGCCGACGAGCAGATGGAGATTTTACTGGAGGGCGAAGAACAAACAGGCTCTGAACCCCTAAAAACCGAAGAGGGAGAAAAACCTGCCGAACCGGAGAACAGCAACACACAAAGCGAAAACCAGAATAATTAG
- a CDS encoding rhomboid family intramembrane serine protease, with protein MFTNSTSPFGAISPVVKNLLVFNLIGFVGSMIFDQANRLFGVYYPDSSMFHWWQIITYMFMHGGFAHLFFNMFALFMFGPIIEQILGAKRFINFYLITGLGALALQFFVQGIEVYQIVGTPFAEGYFNYDPVSGMISSNYPGMTSEELQTVAGIYHIPMVGASGAIFGLLVAFGYLFPNTSLYLMFIPVPVKAKYFIPIYILIELFLGVSRFAGDSVAHFAHLGGALFGFILLKAWGIGKTQLW; from the coding sequence ATGTTTACAAATTCAACCTCGCCTTTTGGCGCTATATCTCCAGTTGTTAAAAACCTGTTGGTTTTTAATTTAATCGGTTTTGTTGGCTCAATGATTTTTGACCAGGCAAATCGGCTTTTCGGAGTTTACTACCCCGACTCATCGATGTTCCACTGGTGGCAAATTATTACCTATATGTTTATGCATGGCGGTTTTGCGCACCTCTTTTTCAATATGTTCGCGCTCTTTATGTTTGGTCCCATTATCGAGCAGATCCTCGGAGCTAAGCGATTTATCAATTTTTATCTAATTACCGGGTTGGGCGCATTGGCGTTACAATTTTTTGTACAAGGAATAGAAGTGTATCAAATTGTCGGTACCCCCTTTGCTGAAGGTTATTTTAATTATGACCCAGTTTCGGGTATGATCTCCAGCAACTACCCGGGTATGACGAGTGAAGAACTGCAAACTGTGGCAGGCATATATCATATACCGATGGTTGGAGCTTCCGGTGCTATTTTTGGTCTTTTGGTGGCGTTTGGGTATCTTTTTCCAAACACTTCGCTCTATTTGATGTTTATTCCTGTACCCGTTAAGGCGAAGTATTTTATTCCCATTTATATTTTAATAGAACTTTTCCTTGGGGTATCACGGTTTGCCGGTGACTCTGTTGCTCACTTTGCTCATCTAGGCGGAGCCTTATTCGGCTTTATTCTTTTAAAGGCGTGGGGCATCGGTAAAACCCAACTGTGGTAG
- a CDS encoding peptidylprolyl isomerase, which translates to MKKSLSVLVFIFLAFGYSAKAQEVDKVVAVVGKNIILKSEVENQYAQYLAQGEAADNSVKCIFLHQLLTQKLLAQQAAIDSIEVTEDEVDDNINRRLRYMSNQAGGQERLEQFLNRSLLQYKEEMRPTIREMIVANKMQQKITEGIDVTPAEVEKYFNDIPTDSLPNFGTEVEVGEIVFQPKLTDEEKKPFYDRAESIRQEILGGKDFGTLARIYSQDPGSASEGGEMPFADRSTFVKEFSAVAFRLKAGEVSKVFETEFGYHILQVLERRGEQVKVRHILISIVPTAASLERAQKLADSVYKEITTGKLDFYNAAAIYSDNKETKYNGGMILNAENTQTRTTYIPVEQLDAGIFTAIDTLEPGQFSRASKFTGADGKDAYRLVYLKSRTAPHQANLQQDYAKIKEAALDEKMNKIVADWFEKRRRTSYIRIDEDYGTCDVLDVWK; encoded by the coding sequence ATGAAGAAGTCTCTAAGCGTACTGGTATTCATCTTTCTTGCCTTCGGTTACTCAGCGAAAGCGCAAGAAGTTGATAAAGTTGTAGCAGTGGTAGGTAAAAATATTATATTAAAGTCTGAAGTCGAAAATCAATATGCTCAATACTTAGCGCAAGGAGAGGCGGCAGATAATTCTGTAAAATGCATTTTTTTACATCAATTACTTACGCAGAAATTACTTGCACAGCAAGCAGCCATTGATTCAATAGAAGTGACGGAAGATGAGGTTGATGATAATATCAACAGAAGATTGCGCTATATGTCTAATCAAGCCGGCGGCCAAGAAAGACTTGAGCAATTCTTAAACCGCTCCTTGCTTCAATACAAAGAGGAGATGCGTCCAACAATTCGTGAAATGATCGTTGCCAACAAAATGCAACAAAAGATAACCGAGGGGATTGATGTGACTCCTGCCGAAGTCGAGAAGTACTTTAATGACATTCCAACCGATAGTCTCCCCAACTTCGGTACTGAAGTGGAAGTTGGAGAAATTGTTTTCCAGCCGAAGCTTACTGATGAGGAAAAGAAACCCTTTTATGACCGTGCAGAATCTATCCGGCAGGAAATTCTTGGTGGGAAAGATTTCGGAACCTTGGCCAGAATATATTCACAGGACCCTGGATCAGCTTCTGAAGGAGGAGAAATGCCTTTTGCTGATCGTAGCACTTTCGTAAAAGAATTTTCAGCGGTAGCTTTCCGGCTGAAAGCGGGAGAAGTTTCCAAAGTATTCGAAACAGAATTTGGTTACCATATCCTACAAGTGTTAGAACGCCGCGGTGAACAGGTTAAAGTTCGCCATATCTTGATATCCATCGTTCCTACCGCTGCGAGTTTGGAGCGTGCGCAGAAATTGGCGGATAGCGTATACAAGGAAATCACAACTGGCAAACTTGATTTTTATAATGCAGCGGCCATTTACTCAGATAATAAGGAAACAAAATATAACGGTGGAATGATCCTGAATGCAGAGAATACGCAAACCAGGACCACATACATTCCTGTTGAGCAACTCGATGCAGGAATCTTTACTGCAATCGACACCTTAGAACCAGGTCAGTTTTCACGGGCCAGCAAGTTCACCGGTGCCGACGGAAAAGATGCATACCGCCTGGTTTATTTAAAGTCAAGAACCGCACCGCACCAAGCAAACCTGCAACAGGATTATGCAAAAATCAAAGAAGCTGCACTTGATGAAAAAATGAATAAAATAGTGGCAGACTGGTTTGAGAAAAGACGAAGGACTTCTTATATCCGTATAGACGAAGATTACGGAACCTGTGATGTGCTAGATGTCTGGAAGTAG
- a CDS encoding rhomboid family intramembrane serine protease: protein MRNSILSDLKYKVFKSGNPLYLFIAINVGVFLFLNFLLLFEFLFSYQGVVSGPVREQIIMPADPILFILKPWTLFTYMFTQQEFFHLLFNMLWLFWLGQIFLDFLNSRQFIFTYICGGLAGGLIFLLLYNFIPVFSNEAQFSFLLGASASVSAIVVGTATLLPDYTIRMLFFGNVKLKYLALVFIVLDLIGIAGANPGGSLSHLGGALFGFLYVRGLQRGSDWSRAFAKKRRKKPIMRVVPKEETPPNKPAHRVPDQEYIDTILDKISQYGYDKLTKEEKEALFKASKQDQN, encoded by the coding sequence ATGAGAAACTCAATTTTAAGCGATCTTAAGTATAAGGTTTTTAAATCCGGAAACCCGTTATATCTGTTTATTGCTATCAATGTCGGGGTTTTCTTATTCCTTAATTTTTTATTGCTGTTTGAATTTCTTTTTTCCTATCAGGGAGTCGTTAGCGGACCCGTTCGGGAGCAGATAATCATGCCTGCCGATCCGATATTATTTATTTTAAAACCCTGGACTCTTTTTACGTATATGTTCACACAGCAGGAATTTTTTCACCTGTTGTTCAATATGCTATGGTTATTCTGGCTTGGGCAGATTTTTCTCGATTTTCTTAACAGCAGGCAATTTATATTCACCTATATCTGTGGCGGCTTGGCTGGAGGGCTGATTTTTCTTTTATTGTATAATTTCATACCCGTGTTTAGCAACGAAGCACAGTTCTCCTTTTTGTTGGGGGCTTCAGCATCGGTGAGTGCTATCGTTGTGGGTACCGCCACTTTACTACCTGACTATACGATCCGAATGTTATTCTTCGGTAATGTTAAACTGAAGTATCTTGCATTAGTGTTTATAGTGCTAGACCTTATTGGTATTGCCGGTGCAAATCCAGGCGGAAGTCTTTCTCACTTAGGAGGCGCTTTGTTTGGTTTCTTATATGTTCGAGGCTTGCAAAGGGGGAGTGATTGGAGCAGGGCATTTGCAAAGAAAAGAAGAAAAAAACCGATTATGCGCGTTGTGCCTAAAGAAGAGACACCTCCTAACAAGCCGGCGCACCGCGTTCCGGATCAAGAATACATTGATACAATCCTTGATAAAATCTCTCAATACGGTTACGATAAGCTAACAAAAGAGGAAAAAGAAGCACTTTTTAAAGCCAGTAAGCAGGATCAAAATTAG